The Staphylococcus sp. KG4-3 genome has a window encoding:
- a CDS encoding BCCT family transporter has protein sequence MGDDEKRFSSVFVFSATIVGLLVLIGAIFPTQFGEITGYISTWVTKTFGWYYMLLYTVVLGFCVFLVFSPIGKLKLGKPFDKPEFHTVSWLAMLFSAGMGIGLVFYGASEPISHYLAPPTADPETKAAMSEAFRSSFLDYGFHPWAVYGVVALGLAYSQFRKGENGLISRTLRPVLGDKVDGPIGAIVDVLSVFATIIGVAVSLGVGAIQINGGLNYLFGVPNNALIQGIIIAVVTVLFLYSAWSGLSKGIQYLSNLNMILAGLLLVVIFIVGPTMLIVNMMTSGTGDYLNTLIFNSLDVAPLNEQKAEWLQSWTIYYWGWWMSWSPFVGIFIARVSKGRSIREFVIAVLGVPVVISIIWFSAFGATGIDIGQTHSEIFKMPPETQLFGIFNELPFGFILSIIALALIASFFITSADSATFVLGMQTAYGTLNPSGFIKIIWGLALAAIAYVLLLAGGDTGLDALQSAAIISALPFSVVVILMMISLYKDGNEERKQLGLSLQPNEKQYEIYKKQVEANDKK, from the coding sequence TTGGGTGACGATGAAAAGCGATTTTCAAGTGTATTTGTTTTTTCAGCAACAATTGTGGGTTTGTTAGTACTTATTGGTGCAATTTTTCCAACCCAATTTGGAGAAATAACAGGATACATATCGACGTGGGTAACAAAAACATTTGGCTGGTATTACATGCTACTTTACACAGTTGTTTTAGGCTTTTGTGTATTTTTAGTATTCAGTCCGATTGGAAAGTTAAAACTAGGAAAACCGTTTGATAAACCGGAGTTTCATACGGTATCGTGGTTGGCAATGCTATTTAGTGCAGGTATGGGAATTGGTCTCGTATTCTATGGGGCTTCTGAACCTATATCGCATTATCTAGCACCACCTACTGCCGATCCAGAAACAAAAGCGGCAATGTCAGAAGCATTTAGATCATCATTTCTTGATTATGGATTTCATCCATGGGCTGTATATGGTGTAGTGGCATTAGGATTAGCATATTCGCAATTCCGTAAAGGTGAAAATGGATTGATTTCTAGAACATTACGACCTGTATTAGGCGATAAGGTTGATGGTCCGATTGGTGCCATAGTGGATGTATTAAGTGTATTTGCAACAATTATTGGGGTGGCAGTGTCACTTGGTGTCGGTGCCATTCAAATTAACGGTGGTTTGAATTACTTATTTGGTGTTCCTAACAACGCGCTTATTCAAGGCATAATTATTGCAGTGGTTACCGTCTTATTTTTATATAGTGCCTGGAGTGGTTTGAGTAAAGGGATTCAATATTTAAGTAATTTAAATATGATTTTAGCAGGTTTATTATTGGTCGTTATTTTTATAGTGGGCCCTACGATGTTAATTGTTAATATGATGACAAGTGGTACTGGGGACTATTTAAATACATTAATCTTTAATAGTTTAGATGTAGCGCCGCTGAATGAACAAAAAGCTGAATGGCTACAAAGTTGGACAATCTACTATTGGGGATGGTGGATGAGCTGGAGTCCATTTGTAGGTATTTTCATAGCTAGGGTTTCAAAAGGACGTAGTATACGTGAATTTGTTATCGCAGTATTAGGTGTACCTGTAGTGATTAGTATTATATGGTTTAGTGCTTTTGGTGCTACAGGTATAGATATAGGGCAAACACATAGTGAAATTTTCAAAATGCCCCCTGAGACGCAACTATTTGGTATATTTAATGAACTACCATTTGGCTTCATCTTATCAATTATTGCGTTAGCATTGATTGCTTCATTCTTTATTACTTCAGCGGATTCAGCAACATTTGTATTAGGAATGCAAACAGCTTATGGCACATTAAATCCTTCAGGTTTTATCAAAATCATTTGGGGATTAGCGTTGGCTGCTATTGCTTATGTATTACTACTTGCTGGTGGAGATACGGGATTAGACGCTTTGCAATCAGCAGCGATTATCTCGGCGTTACCGTTTAGTGTTGTTGTGATATTAATGATGATTTCATTATATAAAGATGGTAATGAAGAAAGAAAACAATTAGGTTTATCGTTACAACCAAACGAAAAGCAGTATGAAATTTATAAAAAACAAGTAGAAGCAAATGACAAGAAATAA
- a CDS encoding MFS transporter yields MTENTKNFSGSKLLTGIVLSILTYWLFAQSFLNIGPKIQSSFSTSPDIVNISISLTSFVTGVFMVVAGNFSDKLGKVKMTRIALILSIIGSLMLIVSGNVGLLLTGRVVQGLSAAIIMPATISIVNDFFEGEERQKALSYWSIGAFGGTGLSSFFAGAMATFISWQSIFVLSIILSLLALFLLNNLPESKLVKSTSNQFDYIGLIIFVIMIASISFVITQGYKIGWLSTPTLVLSLLFFVCIFIFYKFEKSKQTPFIDLELFKNRSYIGAVLANFLLNTGVGVIALFNMYAQGGLKLSAFQAGMLTLPYLITLLLVVRLGEKSIKRFGAKRAMVIGPIFTALGILLFSFTFFDKSLYIIVALIGAVCFGGGTGLFATPALSTAVSTTPAEKVGVASGIFKMGSTLGGAFGIAIMTSIYTAVIQSGRSIEAAASIGFIVGTCLVVCGVLASALVIPTRKIKTRLKTS; encoded by the coding sequence ATGACAGAAAACACTAAAAATTTTTCGGGAAGTAAGTTATTGACTGGCATTGTATTATCTATATTAACTTATTGGCTTTTTGCGCAGTCTTTTTTAAATATAGGGCCAAAGATACAATCATCATTTAGTACTAGTCCAGATATAGTTAATATTTCAATTAGCTTAACTTCATTTGTTACTGGCGTTTTTATGGTTGTAGCGGGTAATTTTTCAGATAAACTTGGTAAGGTGAAGATGACTAGAATTGCATTGATACTTAGTATTATAGGTTCGCTTATGTTAATCGTTTCTGGAAATGTTGGTTTATTACTCACGGGGAGAGTAGTACAAGGACTATCAGCAGCTATTATAATGCCGGCCACAATTTCAATAGTAAATGACTTTTTTGAAGGTGAGGAAAGACAAAAAGCGTTAAGTTATTGGTCAATTGGCGCATTTGGTGGTACTGGTTTATCTTCTTTTTTCGCAGGTGCAATGGCAACATTTATATCGTGGCAATCGATTTTTGTATTATCTATTATTTTATCTCTTTTGGCGTTATTCTTGTTGAATAATTTACCTGAAAGTAAATTAGTTAAATCAACGTCTAATCAGTTTGATTATATAGGTCTTATTATATTTGTGATTATGATTGCAAGTATTAGTTTTGTGATTACACAAGGTTATAAAATTGGGTGGTTAAGTACCCCTACATTAGTCTTAAGTTTACTATTTTTCGTGTGTATTTTTATATTTTATAAATTTGAAAAGTCCAAACAAACACCTTTTATTGATTTAGAATTATTTAAAAATAGATCATATATTGGCGCAGTGTTAGCAAACTTTTTATTGAATACAGGTGTAGGTGTTATCGCTTTGTTTAACATGTATGCACAAGGTGGATTGAAACTGAGTGCATTCCAGGCTGGTATGCTCACTTTACCTTATTTAATTACATTATTACTTGTTGTTCGATTAGGTGAAAAAAGTATTAAACGTTTTGGAGCAAAACGTGCAATGGTTATCGGTCCGATTTTTACAGCTTTAGGCATATTACTTTTTAGTTTTACTTTCTTTGATAAATCTCTATATATAATTGTAGCATTAATAGGAGCGGTATGTTTTGGAGGAGGAACCGGCTTGTTTGCAACGCCAGCTCTAAGTACGGCGGTATCAACTACACCAGCTGAAAAAGTAGGAGTAGCATCAGGTATTTTTAAAATGGGATCTACACTAGGTGGCGCATTTGGCATCGCAATTATGACCTCTATTTATACAGCTGTAATACAAAGTGGCCGTAGCATTGAAGCAGCAGCAAGCATAGGTTTTATCGTAGGGACATGTTTAGTTGTTTGTGGTGTGTTAGCGAGTGCGCTGGTTATTCCAACTAGGAAGATTAAAACTAGATTGAAAACAAGTTGA
- a CDS encoding alpha/beta hydrolase, with protein sequence MNLSILSIYFQDHEIRIKLPKNYFKTERKSYPLVIVQDGDYLFKDVKVDVVFAGVVPKDRKQDYTPWHTNVNGIEYGGKADDYLEWIANELLPYLKKCFSISKEHKDIAIAGASLGGLVSLYGLLTEKNVFGSYILISPSMWYPGFLKYMREHEILKQPRHVYWYVGELEGKQNKLLTQSMVSQTEQGVDILNELLISEQSMFYFVTNRKGIHRKYYFKKYFKHAIKKLF encoded by the coding sequence ATGAATTTAAGCATATTAAGTATTTATTTTCAAGATCATGAGATAAGAATAAAACTACCAAAAAACTATTTTAAGACTGAACGGAAGTCTTATCCACTAGTTATAGTACAAGATGGCGATTATTTATTTAAAGATGTAAAGGTAGACGTAGTGTTTGCAGGGGTTGTTCCTAAAGACAGAAAGCAAGACTACACACCTTGGCACACAAACGTAAATGGAATTGAATATGGTGGTAAGGCAGACGATTATTTAGAGTGGATAGCTAATGAATTATTACCGTATTTGAAAAAATGTTTCAGTATTTCCAAGGAACATAAAGATATAGCTATCGCAGGTGCGTCGTTGGGTGGACTAGTATCATTGTATGGACTTTTAACGGAGAAGAATGTTTTTGGTAGCTATATATTAATATCTCCATCAATGTGGTATCCTGGGTTTTTAAAATATATGAGAGAGCATGAAATACTTAAACAGCCACGCCATGTGTACTGGTATGTAGGAGAGTTAGAAGGAAAGCAAAATAAACTTTTAACTCAAAGTATGGTTTCACAAACAGAACAAGGCGTCGATATTTTAAACGAACTCTTAATATCTGAACAATCAATGTTTTACTTTGTAACTAATAGAAAAGGAATACATCGTAAATATTACTTTAAAAAATATTTCAAACATGCAATTAAGAAACTATTTTGA
- a CDS encoding YrhK family protein has translation MSHFKQNNKSIGLNFHKNPTSDRITLIYKALYQLNDIILGLIFLCGSFLFFNSSTVTTGTVLFVIGSIQMTIRPLIAFTHDLHLAFKHK, from the coding sequence GTGAGTCACTTCAAACAAAACAACAAAAGTATCGGACTAAATTTCCATAAAAATCCAACATCCGACCGTATTACATTAATTTATAAAGCACTCTACCAATTAAATGATATTATTTTAGGTTTAATATTCCTATGTGGTAGCTTTTTATTTTTCAACAGTTCAACTGTAACAACTGGTACTGTATTATTCGTTATAGGCAGTATTCAAATGACTATAAGACCTTTGATTGCATTTACTCACGATTTACATTTAGCTTTTAAACATAAATGA
- a CDS encoding MFS transporter, with the protein MTQKGNAQTYKGDNKLILGIVLGVVTFWLFAQSLLNVVPTLQQSFHSNIGTISIAVSITALFSGMFVVGAGSLADKVGRVKITYIGLWLSIIGSLLIIISNLPILLIIGRVIQGLSAAAIMPSTLAIMKAYFDGKDRQRALSYWSIGSWGGSGLASLFGGMVSTFIGWRWIFILSILIALLSMYLIKGTPETKSPITNNKRFDYVGLILFVIIMLSINIVITQSGALGLLSPIILGLVIIFIISTIIFLKVEVKIDNPLIDFKLFNNKAYTGATLSNFLLNGVAGALLVANTFVQQGLGFNAFQTGLLSITYLVTVLLMIRVGEKVLQKVGAKKPMVLGTSFNMVGIILISLTFLPSMIYVVVCILGYLLYGLGLGFYATPSTDMAISNSPEDKVGVASGIYKMASSLGGAFGIALSGALYGIVANLTNVQIGALAGLWLNIVMALLSLFIIIIMVPTTKQIRK; encoded by the coding sequence ATGACTCAAAAGGGAAATGCGCAAACATATAAAGGTGACAATAAATTGATTTTAGGCATTGTGCTAGGCGTTGTGACTTTTTGGTTATTTGCACAATCTTTATTAAATGTTGTACCTACGTTGCAACAATCGTTTCACAGTAATATCGGAACAATCAGTATCGCAGTGAGTATTACGGCACTGTTCTCTGGTATGTTTGTTGTTGGCGCTGGAAGTCTAGCTGATAAGGTGGGCCGTGTAAAGATAACTTATATCGGTTTATGGTTAAGCATTATAGGATCATTATTAATTATCATTAGTAACTTACCAATATTATTAATTATTGGCAGGGTTATTCAGGGATTGTCAGCAGCAGCTATTATGCCCTCAACATTAGCAATTATGAAAGCATATTTTGATGGTAAAGATAGACAACGTGCATTGAGCTATTGGTCAATAGGATCGTGGGGAGGTTCAGGTTTAGCATCACTGTTCGGCGGGATGGTCTCAACATTTATTGGCTGGCGTTGGATTTTTATTTTATCTATACTTATTGCCTTATTATCAATGTATTTAATCAAAGGAACCCCTGAAACGAAATCACCAATAACTAATAATAAACGCTTTGATTATGTTGGTTTGATTTTATTTGTAATTATAATGTTAAGTATCAATATTGTTATTACACAAAGTGGTGCGTTGGGATTACTCTCACCAATTATTTTAGGACTTGTAATCATTTTTATAATTTCGACAATTATTTTCTTAAAAGTTGAAGTTAAAATAGATAATCCATTAATTGATTTTAAACTATTTAACAATAAGGCGTATACAGGCGCAACATTATCTAATTTCTTATTGAATGGTGTGGCAGGTGCTTTACTAGTTGCTAATACATTTGTACAGCAAGGATTAGGATTTAATGCATTTCAAACAGGATTACTATCAATAACATATTTAGTAACCGTATTATTAATGATTCGTGTTGGAGAAAAAGTACTACAAAAAGTTGGCGCGAAGAAACCAATGGTTTTAGGAACTTCTTTTAATATGGTTGGTATCATTTTAATTTCGCTTACTTTTTTACCTAGTATGATTTATGTAGTTGTCTGTATTTTAGGTTATTTACTTTATGGCTTAGGCTTAGGATTTTATGCTACACCTTCGACAGATATGGCTATTTCTAATTCACCAGAAGATAAAGTTGGTGTAGCCTCAGGTATTTACAAAATGGCTTCATCATTAGGCGGTGCGTTCGGTATTGCTTTATCTGGGGCATTATATGGGATTGTAGCAAATTTAACTAATGTACAAATTGGTGCATTAGCGGGCTTATGGTTAAACATTGTTATGGCATTGTTATCCTTATTCATTATTATAATTATGGTGCCTACAACAAAACAAATTAGAAAATAA
- a CDS encoding M20 family metallopeptidase yields the protein MVKELIELLKDKEERMIEIRRFLHQYPELSFHEEQTPKYIEEFYRNKDCDVETNIGPNGLKVTIDSGKPGKTIAIRADFDALPIEEDTGLSFASKNKGVMHACGHDAHTAYMLILAETLIELKEQFKGKVVVIHQPAEEVPPGGAQAMIKDGVLDGVDHVLGVHVMSHMPTGTVFYREGNVQTGRDFFKLTVKGQGGHGSSPHTANDAIVAGAYFVNAAQTIVSRRLNPFETGVVTIGSFDGKGQFNVIKDSIVIEGDVRALTDDTKRTIKNEVTRLSEGLESMFGVACELEYHDDYPALYNDQAFTRFVVDSIENAETDAIKKVERCEPQPPSEDFAYYAKVVPSTFIYAGAAPENGDIHPHHHPKFTISEKAMRVSAEAVGITVLNYLK from the coding sequence ATGGTGAAAGAATTAATAGAGTTATTGAAAGATAAAGAAGAACGAATGATTGAAATTCGTCGATTTCTACATCAATATCCTGAACTATCGTTTCATGAAGAGCAAACTCCAAAATATATTGAAGAGTTTTATAGAAATAAAGATTGTGATGTAGAAACTAACATAGGGCCTAACGGATTAAAAGTGACAATTGATAGTGGGAAACCTGGCAAAACAATTGCTATTCGTGCAGATTTTGATGCGTTACCAATTGAAGAAGATACAGGTTTATCATTTGCTTCAAAAAATAAAGGTGTGATGCATGCATGTGGTCACGATGCTCATACAGCATACATGTTAATACTTGCTGAAACATTAATAGAATTAAAAGAACAATTTAAAGGCAAAGTAGTAGTTATTCACCAACCTGCAGAAGAAGTGCCACCAGGAGGCGCACAAGCAATGATTAAAGATGGCGTGTTAGATGGCGTGGACCATGTGTTGGGTGTTCATGTTATGAGCCATATGCCTACTGGAACGGTTTTTTATCGTGAAGGTAACGTGCAAACTGGGAGAGACTTTTTTAAACTTACAGTAAAAGGACAAGGTGGTCATGGCTCATCACCACATACAGCAAACGATGCTATAGTTGCTGGTGCGTATTTTGTTAATGCTGCCCAAACGATTGTATCAAGAAGATTGAATCCGTTTGAAACGGGCGTCGTAACGATTGGTTCATTTGATGGTAAAGGTCAATTTAATGTCATCAAAGATAGCATCGTTATTGAGGGAGATGTTCGAGCATTAACAGACGATACAAAACGTACCATTAAAAATGAAGTTACACGCTTGTCAGAAGGTTTAGAATCAATGTTTGGTGTGGCTTGTGAGTTAGAATATCATGACGATTACCCTGCGTTATACAATGATCAGGCATTCACACGTTTTGTAGTGGATTCTATTGAAAATGCAGAAACAGATGCAATTAAAAAAGTAGAAAGATGTGAACCACAACCACCATCTGAAGATTTTGCATATTATGCTAAAGTGGTACCAAGTACATTTATATATGCAGGTGCAGCTCCAGAAAATGGGGATATTCATCCTCATCATCATCCTAAATTCACAATTAGTGAAAAAGCAATGCGAGTTTCTGCGGAAGCGGTAGGTATTACTGTATTAAACTATTTAAAATAA
- a CDS encoding TetR/AcrR family transcriptional regulator: protein MNTKDLRVIKTKRALSQSFYELLEKQTFSTITVNQICEKALVHRTTFYKHFYDKYDLLIYLIKFVTKDYFSIDLKERINAPFSVIDRTSDVIELQRIKDKQEHDKEFERTISNHFISVLQNDIKENEHRISVDSEIPAELIFYVYGASLFGFTEWIREQCIELPPVELDKYFRKLINIQVIDE from the coding sequence TTGAACACAAAAGATTTACGTGTTATTAAAACTAAACGTGCCCTCTCTCAAAGTTTCTATGAATTGCTTGAAAAACAAACTTTCTCAACTATTACAGTGAATCAAATATGCGAAAAAGCATTAGTACATCGTACAACATTTTATAAACATTTTTATGATAAATACGACCTTTTGATTTATTTAATTAAGTTCGTGACAAAAGATTACTTTTCAATCGATTTAAAAGAACGTATCAATGCGCCCTTTTCAGTAATAGATAGAACTAGTGATGTGATTGAATTGCAACGTATCAAGGATAAACAAGAACATGACAAAGAGTTTGAACGTACGATATCAAATCATTTCATCAGCGTTTTACAGAATGATATTAAAGAAAATGAGCACCGTATCTCAGTAGATTCTGAAATTCCTGCCGAACTTATATTTTATGTTTATGGTGCGAGCCTGTTTGGATTTACAGAGTGGATTAGAGAACAATGTATCGAACTACCACCTGTTGAACTAGACAAGTATTTCAGAAAATTAATTAATATCCAAGTCATAGATGAATAA
- a CDS encoding transcriptional regulator AryK, which produces METFYSIDLMKVTNNSTQINQGLRIGLILNNDMSIWNFNESHEFNKGDVFIINHHEPYRYKKDEETLCIVLHLTENYLKQYLTDFTDKIYILDKAHIQNAIYKQIVNIVAKIGIVYIRKGEFYRLYIEQQLIELMFIIARFLPTKRNDFYRKSVEDNRVAFVCNYIENNYSNSISLNEVANMVHLSTTYLSKVFTRQVGMGFSQYIIYIRLKHCKKDLVMTDNSITQIAVKHGFSNSNTLLKHFKAHMKLTPSQFREKYKNIELVETINKEQKEVIYQRYLYYLSLYIYQTDEMLLQSPEAQKRIDIRLKETKQSLLPYDHVIQIGNLEVLLIKRFRRQLLEVKNNIGVNHVLIKDPIKEEFVEHEWIESDEEIPNIHPYMKLDECLDFLIEHQIGLGIEIDPPKTRVNFKVYYQEMTYLLEHMYNTLMERKSLDLIVYISTNDEQLFKSLLKLFKNYFPHIKIVMNTSIDSEKQATAVKYILNSHRNNIDSISFSANQNDMINFKSIDDNQYNQTKKHIKLKLKQIKHWLGLKDYCIPFTLLKWNTLTGNTNYTNGAYFRAGIIFEQLVEMNEDIRSIGYWLNFEIHQQYCQKETIAQLNGIELYHQFGGKRPAFFTSTMFSRLSEQILYKNENCMVIGAFNHFQLVLWNAEHYNPYFTMNDSSNDVNYNEYQFNITNALPGTYKIKHYTLDKNHGALYKVWQQYNTRYGMDKETIDYVNRVNYPKLNISEIKVTNTITYHLKLLTNALHIIEFRKYYNEET; this is translated from the coding sequence ATGGAAACTTTTTATAGTATTGATTTGATGAAAGTAACTAATAATAGTACCCAAATTAACCAAGGATTAAGAATTGGTTTGATATTAAATAACGATATGTCAATTTGGAATTTTAACGAATCTCATGAATTCAATAAAGGTGATGTTTTCATTATTAACCATCACGAACCTTATAGATATAAGAAAGACGAAGAGACGTTATGTATCGTGCTTCATTTAACAGAAAATTATTTAAAACAGTACTTAACTGACTTTACGGATAAAATTTATATATTGGATAAAGCACATATACAAAATGCAATATATAAACAAATTGTAAATATTGTAGCTAAAATCGGGATTGTTTATATCAGAAAAGGTGAGTTTTACCGCTTATATATAGAACAACAATTGATAGAATTAATGTTTATTATTGCACGGTTTTTACCTACAAAACGTAATGATTTTTATAGGAAAAGTGTAGAGGATAATCGTGTGGCGTTTGTATGCAATTATATAGAAAATAATTATAGTAATAGTATTTCGCTCAATGAAGTAGCCAATATGGTACATCTCAGTACTACTTATTTATCTAAAGTATTCACACGACAAGTTGGTATGGGATTTAGTCAATATATCATATATATAAGGCTGAAACATTGTAAGAAAGATTTAGTTATGACGGATAACTCAATTACACAAATTGCTGTGAAACATGGGTTCAGTAATTCGAACACTTTATTAAAACATTTTAAAGCACATATGAAATTAACGCCTTCTCAATTTAGAGAAAAATATAAAAATATAGAATTAGTGGAAACCATCAACAAAGAGCAAAAAGAAGTTATTTATCAAAGATATTTATATTATTTATCATTATATATTTACCAAACAGATGAGATGTTACTACAGTCACCTGAGGCTCAAAAAAGAATAGACATTAGACTCAAAGAAACAAAACAAAGTCTGTTACCGTATGATCATGTCATACAAATAGGGAACTTAGAAGTATTACTCATCAAAAGATTTAGAAGACAATTGCTTGAAGTTAAAAATAATATTGGCGTAAATCATGTGCTAATCAAAGACCCAATCAAAGAGGAATTTGTAGAACATGAATGGATTGAAAGTGATGAAGAAATTCCCAATATTCACCCATATATGAAATTAGATGAATGCTTGGATTTTCTAATTGAACATCAAATAGGTTTAGGAATAGAAATAGATCCGCCTAAGACAAGAGTAAACTTTAAAGTATATTATCAAGAAATGACTTATTTATTAGAACACATGTATAACACATTAATGGAGAGAAAATCACTTGATTTAATAGTTTATATTAGTACTAATGATGAACAGTTATTTAAGTCTCTTTTGAAATTATTTAAAAATTATTTTCCTCATATAAAAATAGTAATGAATACGAGCATTGATTCAGAAAAACAAGCAACTGCAGTTAAGTATATTTTAAATAGTCATCGAAATAATATTGATAGTATTAGTTTTAGTGCAAATCAAAATGATATGATTAATTTTAAATCAATCGACGATAATCAATATAACCAAACTAAAAAACATATTAAATTAAAATTGAAGCAAATTAAGCATTGGTTAGGTTTGAAAGATTATTGTATACCATTTACTTTGTTAAAGTGGAATACATTAACAGGGAATACAAATTATACAAATGGCGCGTATTTTCGAGCAGGTATTATTTTTGAACAACTAGTGGAAATGAATGAAGACATTCGTTCGATCGGGTATTGGTTAAATTTTGAGATACATCAACAATACTGTCAGAAAGAAACTATTGCTCAGTTGAATGGTATCGAGTTATATCATCAATTTGGAGGTAAGAGACCCGCCTTTTTTACAAGTACAATGTTTTCAAGACTCTCTGAGCAAATTTTATATAAAAATGAAAATTGTATGGTTATAGGTGCGTTTAATCATTTTCAGTTGGTTTTATGGAATGCAGAACATTATAATCCATATTTCACGATGAATGATTCATCGAATGATGTAAACTATAATGAATATCAATTTAATATTACAAATGCTTTACCTGGTACGTATAAAATTAAACATTACACTTTAGATAAGAATCATGGTGCGTTATATAAAGTATGGCAACAATATAATACACGTTATGGTATGGATAAAGAAACGATTGATTACGTAAATCGAGTTAATTATCCAAAATTAAATATTAGTGAAATCAAAGTCACAAATACAATTACATATCATTTAAAATTACTGACTAATGCACTACATATTATTGAATTTAGAAAATATTATAATGAAGAAACTTAG
- a CDS encoding methylated-DNA--[protein]-cysteine S-methyltransferase codes for MYYKTTYQSPIGQITLTSDGESITGLWLPNHQDIESHYDDKLVNQNQPVFEQAIRWLDSYFSGNKPKIDFPLKAKGTPFRETVWKILLEIPHGETVTYSDIARKVALERGKEKMSSQAVGGAVGSNPISIIIPCHRVVGKDGSLTGYGGGIDTKIELLKLEQLDMTQFYKPKNSTKP; via the coding sequence ATGTATTATAAAACAACTTATCAATCACCGATTGGCCAAATCACCTTAACCTCTGACGGAGAAAGTATTACAGGTTTGTGGTTACCAAACCATCAAGACATTGAATCACATTATGATGATAAATTAGTGAATCAAAATCAACCAGTATTTGAGCAAGCTATACGCTGGTTAGATAGCTATTTCTCAGGAAATAAACCTAAAATAGATTTTCCTTTAAAGGCTAAAGGAACGCCTTTTCGAGAAACCGTTTGGAAAATATTGTTAGAAATACCACATGGAGAAACGGTAACTTATAGTGATATTGCCAGAAAAGTGGCGTTAGAAAGAGGTAAAGAGAAAATGTCTTCCCAAGCTGTAGGGGGAGCAGTTGGAAGTAATCCAATTTCTATTATCATCCCATGTCATAGAGTTGTGGGGAAAGATGGAAGTTTAACAGGTTATGGTGGTGGCATTGACACTAAAATTGAATTATTAAAATTAGAACAATTAGATATGACTCAGTTTTACAAACCTAAAAACAGTACCAAGCCGTGA